A genomic window from Planococcus rifietoensis includes:
- a CDS encoding SDR family NAD(P)-dependent oxidoreductase, with protein sequence MAKTAIITGGGSGLGQSTALRLAQEGINIAVVDISEKGGNETVEKVKALGPDAIFIRADVSKAQEVKNYVDKTVEHFGSIDYFFNNAGISGSGKQFLDTDIEEIEQIVGINMLGALYGLRYVAEVMVKNGGGSIVNTASSAGVIGQETVVTYSATKHGIVGMTKSLVAEYAKDGLRVNAVAPGPTETPMVKAYFDANPKMKQSAEEGIPQKRLGTADEVAELVAFLLTSKAQYINGDVIRIDGGFTSTK encoded by the coding sequence GTGGCAAAAACAGCAATCATCACGGGCGGCGGAAGCGGGCTCGGGCAATCCACCGCACTGCGCTTAGCACAAGAAGGCATCAATATCGCAGTTGTCGACATCAGTGAAAAAGGCGGCAATGAAACGGTAGAGAAAGTGAAAGCACTCGGGCCGGATGCCATCTTTATCCGTGCAGATGTATCAAAAGCACAAGAAGTGAAAAACTACGTCGACAAAACGGTCGAGCATTTCGGCTCGATCGATTATTTCTTCAACAATGCCGGAATTTCCGGAAGCGGCAAACAATTCCTCGACACCGATATAGAAGAAATTGAGCAAATCGTCGGCATCAATATGCTTGGGGCGCTCTATGGCCTGCGCTACGTCGCAGAAGTAATGGTCAAAAACGGCGGCGGGTCAATCGTCAATACCGCATCAAGCGCCGGCGTCATCGGCCAGGAGACCGTTGTCACTTACTCTGCGACCAAGCACGGCATTGTCGGAATGACCAAATCACTGGTCGCCGAATACGCAAAAGACGGCTTGCGCGTCAATGCCGTCGCGCCAGGCCCAACCGAAACGCCAATGGTCAAAGCGTATTTTGACGCCAACCCGAAAATGAAACAAAGCGCAGAAGAAGGCATTCCGCAAAAACGGCTCGGCACTGCAGATGAAGTCGCTGAACTCGTGGCATTCCTGCTGACATCAAAAGCGCAATATATCAACGGTGACGTCATCCGCATTGACGGCGGATTTACCAGTACGAAATAA
- a CDS encoding DUF2798 domain-containing protein, whose protein sequence is MQQDKRLPHNGKEGLLYGSLIVTMTVLLMTSYSVLLYTNHLTMDTLWIILKIMPVMWISAMVLEAAVFGRIAESLTAKLTNTSSSFHQKILLRIVFTVIGMSVAMTFIGDMAANGFHGEIFSNWLANWPRNFLIVLMAESLLIQPLARLAMVKLHAAQDRKAAIAQ, encoded by the coding sequence ATGCAACAAGACAAACGACTGCCTCATAATGGCAAAGAAGGGCTGCTTTACGGCTCGCTTATAGTGACGATGACTGTGCTGTTGATGACCAGCTACAGCGTCCTGCTTTACACAAACCATTTGACGATGGACACCCTATGGATCATCCTCAAAATCATGCCGGTCATGTGGATTAGCGCGATGGTTCTTGAAGCAGCTGTCTTCGGAAGAATCGCGGAATCATTAACAGCCAAACTGACGAACACTTCGTCTTCTTTCCATCAAAAGATTTTATTGCGCATCGTCTTCACGGTCATCGGCATGTCGGTCGCGATGACCTTTATCGGTGACATGGCCGCCAACGGTTTCCACGGCGAGATCTTTAGCAACTGGCTCGCCAATTGGCCGCGCAATTTCCTCATTGTCCTAATGGCGGAAAGCTTGCTCATCCAACCGCTGGCTCGCCTTGCGATGGTCAAGCTGCACGCCGCACAAGACCGCAAAGCTGCTATTGCGCAATAA
- the mug gene encoding G/U mismatch-specific DNA glycosylase, with translation MELTPIPDHLKDHLDILFVGFNPSIRSSETGYHYANPNNRFWKILFESGLTPRKYAPEENHDLLELGYGLTNIVARPTKAAADITKEEYKEGAEQLKRKIERYHPKAVCFVGKGVYLQFSGKKSAHWGKQPDPVIPGVIEYVAPSSSGLVRMKQAEIVEIYEGLQQLIGNSH, from the coding sequence ATGGAACTCACACCTATACCGGATCATTTGAAAGACCATCTCGACATCCTGTTCGTCGGATTCAACCCAAGCATCCGCTCGAGTGAAACTGGCTATCATTACGCCAACCCAAACAACCGCTTTTGGAAAATCCTTTTTGAATCGGGACTGACACCCAGAAAATATGCCCCTGAGGAAAACCATGATTTACTGGAACTCGGCTATGGTTTGACCAATATCGTCGCCCGCCCGACTAAAGCGGCAGCCGACATTACAAAAGAAGAATACAAAGAAGGCGCCGAACAATTGAAACGAAAAATCGAACGCTACCACCCAAAAGCCGTCTGTTTTGTCGGCAAAGGCGTCTACCTCCAGTTTAGCGGCAAAAAATCAGCGCATTGGGGCAAACAGCCGGATCCGGTCATTCCGGGAGTCATCGAATACGTCGCCCCTTCCTCAAGCGGACTCGTGCGCATGAAACAAGCTGAAATTGTGGAAATTTACGAAGGCTTGCAGCAATTGATCGGTAACAGTCATTAA
- a CDS encoding YcxB family protein, protein MQEFSYELTEQQFVDFNLYHAKHSEAVKRSLTIQRFVIPIIYLMMSFVMGPIFNWSVWGLMIPFILFAALWIIFFPPYFHWNIKRMSRKMVNEGKNKGLLGTHELFIDLQGIREVTKNGETHVRWSGIEKCGEDAVNVYLYNSAMSALIIPKKAVPELESLRKLLAEKVPASVGN, encoded by the coding sequence ATGCAGGAATTTTCGTACGAGTTGACGGAACAGCAATTTGTTGATTTCAACCTTTATCATGCCAAACATTCCGAAGCGGTCAAGCGTTCATTGACGATCCAGCGCTTTGTCATTCCAATCATTTATTTGATGATGTCATTCGTGATGGGGCCAATTTTTAATTGGTCGGTATGGGGGCTGATGATCCCTTTCATCCTATTCGCGGCTTTGTGGATCATCTTCTTTCCGCCCTATTTCCACTGGAACATTAAACGCATGAGCCGGAAAATGGTCAATGAAGGGAAAAACAAAGGCTTGCTCGGCACCCATGAACTGTTCATTGATTTACAAGGAATCCGGGAAGTGACGAAAAATGGGGAAACGCATGTGCGCTGGTCAGGCATCGAAAAGTGTGGGGAGGATGCAGTCAATGTGTATTTGTATAATAGCGCCATGTCTGCATTGATCATACCGAAAAAGGCAGTGCCCGAGCTGGAGTCATTGCGCAAGCTATTGGCTGAAAAAGTTCCGGCAAGCGTTGGGAATTGA
- a CDS encoding BsuPI-related putative proteinase inhibitor: MKRKAAIGWLMAIMAALMLAACGTESDNLPEDPESGDEIIEGEVTSTIEETDNGTYRYSVKNDTQEAVTFNFTSGQRYDFTLTDEQGNEVFRMSSVSMYTQALGEEILRQGEELQYEIQVPEANLEPGTYTLEVWMTPTEGTNYPAEIEHTIE, from the coding sequence ATGAAGCGAAAGGCCGCAATCGGCTGGCTAATGGCAATCATGGCCGCTTTGATGCTCGCAGCATGCGGCACCGAAAGCGACAATCTGCCGGAAGATCCGGAGTCAGGGGATGAAATCATCGAAGGTGAAGTGACATCGACCATAGAAGAAACCGACAATGGGACTTACCGCTACAGCGTCAAAAACGATACACAAGAAGCTGTGACTTTCAACTTCACGAGCGGGCAGCGTTATGATTTCACATTGACTGATGAACAAGGCAACGAAGTGTTCCGCATGTCGTCTGTCAGCATGTATACCCAGGCACTCGGCGAGGAAATCCTGCGACAAGGCGAAGAGCTTCAATACGAGATCCAAGTTCCGGAAGCCAATCTCGAACCTGGCACCTACACGCTTGAAGTGTGGATGACGCCAACAGAAGGCACGAATTATCCAGCGGAAATTGAGCATACGATCGAATAG
- a CDS encoding class I adenylate-forming enzyme family protein yields MNITTSLTMNATRQPNLLALNFEGKSYTYQELNAEVNRLANGLVREGISKGDKVALFMKNSDAYVIAFFAALKAGGVVVPVNYRLNAEEAGYLFGQSDAVYVFCDNEFESLVAEAKELDDLLHQVVVYPKAQVEAHLSWDEALDNDRSEPKVEILPEDDAEILYTSGTTGPPKGALFDHQRIVNVSTSFILGTGVNHDDRLLHAAPFFHPSQLNLFLVTGVMLGIPQTILREFATRDVVDAIHQDGCSVFFGMPDMYHALMEAPEIANYNLGTIRKCMYGTDPMPNGLVARAMKFFGHEQFYNLCFLTEGGPGGVYLLPSEHAHKEGAGGKSMYMTHVRVVDEEMNDVAPGQVGEFIMRGETIMKSYYNMPEETEEAFRDGWLLTGDLATIDEDGYITLVDRKSDRIISAGNNIYSIEIEQVLNRHPQVQEAATVGIPEEEWGEIVGVVIVPKDGAPIDEVALSEYLLEHLPQHKAPKKFRFADELPRNASGKILKYQLRELHISEYTWFRHTFIER; encoded by the coding sequence ATGAACATCACAACATCATTGACGATGAATGCAACGCGGCAACCCAATTTACTGGCATTGAACTTTGAAGGGAAATCCTATACGTATCAAGAATTGAACGCGGAAGTGAATCGTTTGGCGAACGGCTTGGTGCGGGAAGGGATCTCAAAAGGCGATAAAGTGGCACTGTTCATGAAGAATTCGGATGCATATGTGATTGCGTTTTTTGCTGCGTTGAAAGCAGGCGGCGTCGTGGTTCCGGTCAATTACAGGCTGAATGCAGAGGAAGCCGGCTATCTATTTGGCCAGTCCGATGCAGTCTATGTGTTTTGCGATAATGAATTCGAAAGCTTAGTGGCCGAAGCGAAGGAATTGGACGACCTGCTGCATCAGGTGGTCGTCTATCCGAAAGCGCAAGTTGAAGCCCATCTCAGTTGGGACGAAGCACTGGACAATGACCGCTCGGAGCCGAAAGTCGAGATCTTGCCGGAAGACGATGCAGAAATCCTCTATACGTCGGGCACGACCGGCCCGCCAAAGGGAGCGCTTTTCGACCATCAGCGAATCGTCAATGTCAGCACTTCGTTCATTCTCGGAACGGGCGTCAACCACGATGACCGCTTGCTTCATGCGGCGCCGTTTTTCCATCCTTCCCAACTTAATCTATTTCTCGTGACCGGGGTTATGCTCGGCATCCCACAAACCATTCTCCGTGAATTCGCGACGAGAGATGTAGTGGACGCAATCCACCAGGACGGCTGTAGCGTATTTTTTGGGATGCCGGATATGTACCATGCGTTGATGGAAGCACCTGAGATCGCAAATTATAATCTGGGCACAATCCGCAAATGCATGTACGGGACCGACCCGATGCCCAATGGCCTTGTCGCGCGGGCTATGAAATTCTTCGGCCACGAACAATTTTACAATTTGTGCTTCCTCACTGAAGGGGGTCCGGGAGGCGTCTATTTGCTGCCAAGCGAGCATGCCCATAAAGAAGGAGCGGGCGGCAAATCGATGTACATGACCCATGTGCGTGTGGTCGATGAGGAAATGAATGACGTCGCGCCTGGCCAAGTCGGGGAATTCATCATGCGCGGCGAGACGATCATGAAATCGTATTACAATATGCCGGAAGAAACCGAAGAAGCGTTCCGGGACGGCTGGCTGTTGACGGGGGATCTTGCGACGATCGATGAAGACGGCTATATTACGCTTGTCGACCGTAAATCCGACCGCATCATTTCAGCAGGAAATAATATCTATTCCATCGAAATCGAACAAGTGTTGAATCGCCATCCGCAAGTCCAGGAGGCGGCGACCGTCGGCATTCCGGAAGAAGAATGGGGCGAAATCGTCGGTGTCGTCATCGTCCCGAAAGACGGGGCGCCGATCGATGAAGTCGCGCTCTCCGAATACTTGCTTGAGCATTTGCCGCAGCATAAAGCGCCGAAAAAATTCAGGTTCGCGGACGAATTGCCGCGCAATGCTTCAGGCAAGATTTTGAAATACCAATTGCGCGAACTGCATATCAGCGAATATACATGGTTCCGCCATACGTTTATCGAACGCTGA
- a CDS encoding DUF1456 family protein, translating into MDNNDILIRLRYALDLKNSDVKEIFALGGEKVDALDVPLILTKTPEPDDEGAEANIPLANDQLERFLNGLITFNRGPKPGDSGPPEVSGEHVNNLVLKKLRIALELTSEDLLDLWKLAGINVSKGELGAFLRKEGHKNYKELGDQLMRNLLKGITLNYRP; encoded by the coding sequence ATGGACAATAACGATATTTTGATCCGGCTGCGCTATGCGCTGGACTTGAAAAATAGCGATGTAAAAGAAATTTTCGCACTCGGCGGCGAGAAAGTGGATGCTCTCGATGTGCCATTGATTTTAACGAAAACGCCGGAACCCGACGATGAAGGGGCAGAAGCCAATATCCCATTGGCAAACGACCAATTGGAGCGCTTCTTAAACGGGCTGATTACTTTCAACCGCGGACCGAAACCCGGCGACTCCGGCCCGCCCGAAGTAAGCGGTGAGCACGTTAACAACCTGGTCTTGAAAAAGCTTCGCATCGCGCTGGAATTGACGAGCGAAGACTTGCTCGATTTATGGAAGCTGGCCGGGATCAACGTGTCCAAAGGCGAACTCGGCGCCTTTCTCCGGAAAGAAGGCCATAAAAACTACAAGGAACTGGGCGACCAGCTCATGCGCAATCTCCTCAAAGGCATCACGCTCAATTATCGTCCATAA
- a CDS encoding fructose bisphosphate aldolase produces the protein MNTKQFEVMKNGKGFIAALDQSGGSTPKALKLYGVNEDAYSNEDEMYDLIHEMRTRVMTAPSFSSDYVLGAILFEQTMDREVYGKYTSNYLWDAKGVVPFLKIDKGLADEQNGVQLMKPNPNLNELLKRAVERNVFGTKMRSVIKEPNAEGIKQVVDQQFEVAKEVIAAGLVPIIEPEVDINSADKERIEAMLNDEILSHLDKLSDDEYVMLKLTIPTLANFYKELIDHPRVVRVVALSGGYPREQANQKLAENKGLIASFSRALSEGLSADQSDEEFNTMLEKSIKEIYEASIT, from the coding sequence ATGAACACAAAACAATTTGAAGTAATGAAAAACGGCAAGGGCTTTATCGCTGCACTCGACCAAAGCGGTGGCAGCACGCCAAAAGCGTTAAAACTTTATGGTGTTAATGAAGATGCTTACTCCAACGAAGATGAAATGTACGACCTGATCCACGAAATGAGAACGCGCGTCATGACGGCCCCATCATTTTCATCGGATTATGTGCTAGGCGCCATCCTATTTGAACAGACGATGGACCGCGAAGTATACGGCAAATACACAAGTAATTATCTATGGGACGCGAAAGGTGTCGTTCCCTTCCTTAAAATCGATAAAGGCTTGGCAGACGAACAGAACGGCGTTCAATTGATGAAGCCGAACCCGAATTTGAACGAGCTGTTGAAACGTGCGGTTGAACGCAATGTCTTCGGCACGAAGATGCGCTCCGTCATCAAAGAACCGAATGCGGAAGGCATCAAGCAAGTCGTCGACCAGCAATTCGAAGTGGCGAAAGAAGTCATCGCCGCAGGACTTGTGCCGATCATCGAGCCAGAAGTCGACATCAACAGCGCAGACAAAGAACGCATCGAGGCCATGCTGAATGATGAAATCCTCAGCCATCTTGATAAGCTTAGCGACGACGAGTACGTCATGTTGAAATTGACGATCCCGACGCTGGCGAATTTCTATAAAGAATTGATCGACCACCCTCGTGTCGTACGGGTTGTGGCATTGTCCGGCGGATATCCGCGCGAGCAGGCGAACCAGAAGCTTGCTGAAAACAAAGGCTTGATTGCCAGCTTCTCACGCGCCCTGTCAGAAGGTTTGAGCGCTGACCAGTCGGATGAAGAGTTCAACACGATGCTCGAGAAGTCCATCAAAGAAATCTATGAAGCATCCATTACGTGA
- a CDS encoding oxidoreductase: MEDVHHKIAIITGGNSGIGWEAANMLAGRGFSILLAVRDLVKGENAKREILDYHPEATVAVLKLDLADLASVRHFADSYKKHFRSLDLLVNNAGIMMPPYGKTKDGFELQFGSNYLGHFALTAHLLPLLAKTSGSRVITIGSLAHNRGAIDFDNLDGSKGYRPKKFYNQSKLANMLFAMELDRRLKKHHIQTISVACHPGVSATNIFKIGKYDAPVLLRDFANRFLQPPDMGALATVHAATEPDLTGGEYIGPAGKGRRKGYPALDTPHPTAVDEALAKKLWDVAEQMTGVRFDFETTKNPGVSIED, translated from the coding sequence TTGGAAGATGTTCATCATAAAATCGCTATTATCACTGGCGGCAATAGCGGCATCGGATGGGAAGCCGCCAATATGCTTGCCGGCCGGGGCTTCTCGATTCTGCTGGCAGTCCGCGATTTGGTCAAAGGCGAAAACGCCAAACGGGAGATCCTCGATTACCATCCGGAAGCGACGGTTGCCGTTTTGAAGCTCGACTTGGCCGATCTCGCCAGCGTCCGCCATTTTGCGGACAGCTACAAAAAGCATTTCCGTTCACTCGATTTACTGGTCAATAATGCAGGGATCATGATGCCGCCTTACGGAAAAACGAAAGACGGCTTTGAATTGCAGTTCGGCAGCAATTACCTCGGCCATTTTGCGTTGACCGCCCACCTTCTGCCGCTGCTCGCGAAAACTTCAGGCTCGCGCGTCATCACGATCGGCAGCCTCGCCCATAACCGCGGCGCGATCGATTTCGATAATCTTGACGGCTCGAAAGGCTATCGTCCGAAAAAATTCTACAACCAAAGCAAGCTCGCCAATATGCTGTTTGCGATGGAACTCGACCGGCGGCTGAAAAAGCACCACATCCAGACGATCAGCGTCGCCTGCCATCCCGGCGTTTCTGCCACTAATATCTTCAAGATCGGCAAATACGATGCACCGGTGTTGCTGAGGGATTTCGCCAACCGCTTTCTCCAGCCGCCGGACATGGGAGCGCTCGCTACCGTCCACGCCGCAACAGAACCGGATCTCACAGGCGGTGAATACATCGGCCCTGCCGGCAAAGGCCGAAGAAAAGGCTATCCCGCACTGGATACGCCTCACCCGACGGCCGTTGACGAAGCACTTGCCAAAAAACTATGGGACGTGGCCGAGCAGATGACAGGCGTCCGCTTCGACTTTGAAACAACCAAAAATCCAGGCGTTTCTATTGAAGATTAA
- the ilvA gene encoding threonine ammonia-lyase IlvA: MAKNITELEREVVAKEVTVADIMVANQALKDVIIRTPLQRNEILSARYGCNVFLKREDQQVVRSFKLRGAYNFIRSMTESERSKGVVCASAGNHAQGVAYSCKALGIEGKIFMPLTTPSQKVSQVKRFGGEYVEVVLIGDSFDDAFAAAMEVCSEEGKTFVHPFNTEAVIAGQGTVAVEVLNDMQEPVDYMFCAIGGGGLASGVGTYLKGVSPATKLIGVEPEGAASMKASLKEGQVTRLDTIDTFVDGAAVKQVGDLSMAICQKVLDDIVPVPEGKVCTTILELYNENAIVAEPAGALSVAALDFYREEIRGKNVVCVVSGGNNDIERMQEIKEKSLIYEGLKHYFIVTFPQRAGALRKFMGDVLGEQDDITHFEYTKRNNREHGPVLVGIELKDPADYGPLVERMAQNGFPYKDINNDSLLFNLLI; the protein is encoded by the coding sequence ATGGCAAAAAACATCACAGAGCTGGAAAGGGAAGTCGTTGCTAAAGAGGTGACCGTGGCCGATATTATGGTCGCCAATCAGGCGCTGAAGGATGTCATCATCCGGACGCCCTTACAGCGCAACGAGATTCTTTCGGCACGCTATGGCTGCAATGTCTTTTTGAAGCGCGAAGACCAGCAAGTGGTCCGGTCGTTCAAATTGCGCGGCGCCTATAATTTCATCCGCAGCATGACCGAATCCGAACGATCCAAAGGCGTCGTCTGCGCGAGCGCCGGCAACCATGCGCAAGGCGTTGCATATTCCTGCAAGGCGCTCGGCATCGAAGGAAAGATCTTCATGCCGCTTACGACACCGAGCCAGAAAGTCTCTCAAGTGAAACGCTTTGGCGGCGAGTATGTAGAAGTCGTCTTAATCGGCGATAGCTTTGATGATGCCTTTGCGGCAGCGATGGAAGTCTGTTCGGAAGAAGGCAAGACCTTCGTCCATCCATTCAATACGGAAGCTGTGATCGCAGGGCAAGGAACAGTCGCAGTCGAAGTGCTCAATGATATGCAGGAACCGGTCGATTATATGTTCTGCGCAATCGGCGGCGGGGGATTGGCATCTGGTGTCGGAACATATTTGAAAGGTGTTTCTCCTGCAACGAAACTGATCGGCGTCGAACCGGAAGGCGCGGCGAGCATGAAAGCTTCCCTTAAGGAAGGACAAGTGACGCGTCTGGATACGATCGATACCTTTGTCGACGGGGCGGCGGTCAAGCAAGTCGGGGATTTATCGATGGCGATCTGCCAAAAAGTGCTGGATGACATCGTGCCGGTCCCAGAAGGCAAAGTATGTACGACCATCCTTGAGCTGTACAACGAAAATGCCATCGTCGCAGAGCCGGCCGGTGCCTTATCGGTAGCGGCACTCGACTTTTACCGGGAAGAGATCCGCGGGAAAAATGTCGTCTGCGTCGTCAGCGGCGGCAATAACGATATCGAACGCATGCAGGAAATCAAAGAAAAATCTTTAATCTATGAAGGCTTGAAGCATTATTTCATCGTGACCTTCCCGCAGCGTGCGGGTGCTCTCCGGAAGTTCATGGGAGACGTGCTTGGTGAACAGGATGACATCACCCACTTCGAGTACACAAAACGAAATAACCGGGAACACGGACCCGTCTTGGTGGGGATCGAATTGAAAGACCCGGCAGATTACGGGCCGCTCGTTGAACGCATGGCGCAAAATGGGTTCCCGTATAAAGACATCAATAACGATTCATTGCTTTTCAATTTGCTGATCTAA
- the msrB gene encoding peptide-methionine (R)-S-oxide reductase MsrB, with product MKQYFLPLLLLLLLAGCSSEAVTDSTTASSSSSESRFPDNPNEELEFDTENLEDIWFAGGCFWGVEAYMARIYGVYEVTSGYAGGTIEDPTYEEVLTGDTGYAETVHLRYDPERVSLEELLDRYFLIIDPTLVDQQGNDRGNQYRTAIFYDDPSAVAAIDEAIADEQKKYDKPIVTEVEPMTNYYLAENYHQDYLEKNPDGYCHVDFTSLEDQEVPQLIDPADYPKPDEEEIREMLTDEQYRVTQEDGTETAFDNEYDGFYEPGIYVDIVTGEPLFSSKDKYDSKTGWPSFTKPIDPAVVTEHDDLSLFGMQTEIRSRAGDSHLGHVFEDGPEDAGGLRYCMNSAALRFVPLEEMETQGYGYLTDKVTE from the coding sequence ATGAAACAATATTTTCTACCCCTGCTCTTATTATTGCTGTTAGCGGGCTGTTCAAGCGAAGCAGTTACCGACTCTACTACCGCCTCCTCTTCTTCTTCGGAATCACGCTTTCCCGATAATCCCAACGAAGAGCTGGAATTCGATACCGAAAACCTGGAAGACATTTGGTTTGCCGGTGGCTGTTTCTGGGGCGTTGAAGCCTATATGGCACGCATCTACGGCGTCTATGAAGTGACGTCCGGCTATGCAGGCGGAACGATTGAAGACCCGACTTACGAAGAAGTGCTGACAGGCGATACTGGCTATGCCGAAACTGTCCATTTGCGCTATGACCCGGAACGCGTTTCGCTCGAGGAGCTGCTCGACCGTTATTTCCTGATCATCGACCCGACACTCGTCGACCAGCAAGGCAATGATCGCGGCAACCAATACCGGACCGCAATTTTCTATGACGACCCATCCGCTGTGGCGGCAATCGATGAAGCCATTGCCGATGAGCAGAAAAAATACGATAAGCCGATTGTTACCGAAGTCGAGCCGATGACAAATTATTATCTCGCGGAAAACTACCATCAAGACTACTTGGAGAAAAATCCAGATGGCTATTGCCATGTTGATTTCACAAGCTTAGAAGACCAGGAAGTTCCGCAATTGATCGATCCGGCTGATTATCCGAAACCGGATGAAGAAGAAATCCGTGAGATGCTGACGGATGAACAATACCGCGTCACACAGGAAGACGGAACGGAGACTGCGTTCGATAATGAATACGATGGCTTTTACGAGCCTGGCATCTATGTCGACATTGTCACAGGCGAACCGCTCTTTTCTTCCAAAGATAAATACGATTCCAAGACCGGCTGGCCGAGCTTTACGAAGCCAATCGACCCGGCAGTCGTCACTGAGCACGACGATCTTTCCCTGTTCGGCATGCAGACCGAAATCAGGAGCCGTGCTGGCGATAGCCATTTGGGGCATGTCTTTGAAGACGGGCCTGAAGATGCAGGCGGTTTACGCTATTGCATGAACAGTGCAGCACTGCGTTTTGTGCCGCTCGAAGAGATGGAAACGCAAGGCTACGGATACTTGACGGACAAAGTAACTGAATGA
- a CDS encoding TlpA family protein disulfide reductase yields the protein MKLPLRLLMLAALLLTFTSCSEALSENRGPAAPDFALPDLNGTVHHLTDYEGEKVYLFFWASWCSICLSGLNELEELAESDKDFTILTIISPGTYAERNANEFKAWFSTIDHDGDFIVLLDDGGEVFGQFEMEAYPSSAWINSAGRITEQRTGHVTNDEILELMNSIR from the coding sequence ATGAAACTACCACTCCGGCTGCTTATGTTAGCTGCCCTCCTGCTCACTTTCACTTCCTGCTCGGAAGCGTTATCGGAAAACCGCGGCCCCGCGGCACCTGATTTTGCATTGCCTGACCTCAACGGCACAGTTCACCACCTCACAGACTACGAAGGCGAAAAAGTCTATCTATTCTTTTGGGCATCCTGGTGCTCGATTTGCCTTTCCGGATTGAACGAACTGGAAGAATTGGCCGAAAGCGATAAAGACTTCACGATCCTCACCATCATCTCCCCCGGAACATACGCGGAACGAAATGCCAATGAGTTCAAAGCCTGGTTCTCGACCATCGACCATGACGGCGATTTCATCGTCCTTCTCGATGATGGAGGAGAGGTATTCGGGCAATTTGAAATGGAGGCCTATCCTAGCTCTGCCTGGATCAACTCCGCTGGGAGAATTACCGAACAACGCACCGGACACGTGACCAATGATGAAATACTCGAATTGATGAATTCGATTCGCTAG
- a CDS encoding phosphatase PAP2 family protein — MDRETKLSGFAFIVLLVGLGLSALFIMLFAELADEMLDQELAVFDAVIIQLLGTISSSWMDTAMFVITELGSVWFLVLMSLGVLWVLGVKMRDKWGVLFYLVAVGGGSLLTVLLKHFFSRERPSINETIDAVGYSFPSGHSMGSLIFYGFLIYLVIRTRQAPWLQWASVFGLSVLIVLIGISRIYLGAHFPSDVIAGYIAGTIWLVLSLVALEWIQWQQRSPVPPVAALRKVLAPVYRAVIDKL, encoded by the coding sequence ATGGATAGAGAAACGAAATTATCAGGCTTTGCTTTCATTGTGCTTCTTGTGGGTCTTGGGCTTTCGGCATTGTTCATCATGCTGTTTGCCGAACTGGCGGATGAAATGCTCGATCAGGAATTGGCTGTGTTCGATGCAGTCATCATTCAATTGCTGGGAACGATCAGCAGCAGCTGGATGGATACGGCGATGTTCGTCATTACTGAACTTGGGTCTGTCTGGTTTTTGGTATTGATGTCGCTTGGCGTCTTATGGGTCTTGGGTGTCAAAATGCGCGACAAATGGGGCGTCTTGTTTTATTTAGTGGCTGTCGGCGGCGGTTCACTGTTAACGGTGCTGTTGAAGCACTTCTTTAGCCGGGAGCGGCCAAGCATCAACGAAACGATCGATGCGGTCGGCTATAGTTTCCCGAGCGGCCATTCGATGGGTTCGCTGATTTTCTACGGATTTCTTATTTATTTGGTTATTCGGACCAGACAGGCACCGTGGTTGCAATGGGCATCGGTTTTCGGGCTCAGTGTGCTGATCGTGCTGATCGGCATCAGCCGGATTTACCTTGGCGCGCATTTTCCAAGTGATGTTATCGCAGGCTATATCGCTGGTACCATCTGGCTTGTGTTGAGCCTGGTGGCGCTCGAGTGGATCCAATGGCAGCAGAGAAGCCCGGTGCCGCCGGTTGCTGCTTTGCGCAAAGTCTTGGCGCCGGTTTACCGGGCCGTTATCGATAAATTATAA